The following are encoded together in the Erwinia sp. E602 genome:
- the hda gene encoding DnaA inactivator Hda: MNTPAQLSLPLYLPDDETFASFWPGENPSLLAALQGALHQEHGSYLYFWSRQGGGRSHLLHAACAELSAKGEAVGYVPLDKRTWFVPEVLDGMEQLALVCIDNIECIAGDQPWEMAIFDLYNRILETGKTRLLITGDRPPRQLNLQLPDLASRLDWGQIYKLQPLSDDDKLQALQLRARLRGFELPEDVGRFLLKRLDREMRTLFVTLDQLDRASISAQRKLTIPFVKEALAL, translated from the coding sequence CTGAACACGCCGGCACAGCTTTCACTGCCACTTTATCTGCCCGACGACGAAACCTTTGCCAGCTTCTGGCCGGGGGAGAACCCTTCGCTGTTAGCGGCGCTCCAGGGCGCTTTACACCAGGAACACGGCAGCTATCTGTACTTCTGGTCGCGTCAGGGCGGGGGACGCAGCCATCTGCTGCACGCCGCCTGCGCCGAGCTGTCGGCTAAGGGCGAGGCGGTTGGCTATGTACCGCTGGATAAACGTACCTGGTTTGTGCCGGAAGTGCTGGACGGTATGGAGCAGCTGGCGCTGGTCTGTATTGACAATATTGAGTGCATCGCCGGGGATCAGCCGTGGGAAATGGCGATCTTCGATCTCTACAACCGCATTCTGGAAACCGGTAAAACCCGCCTGCTGATCACCGGCGATCGCCCACCGCGGCAGCTGAATCTGCAGCTGCCGGATCTGGCCTCTCGCCTCGACTGGGGGCAAATCTATAAACTACAGCCACTCTCGGATGACGATAAGCTGCAGGCTCTGCAGCTGCGGGCACGACTGCGCGGGTTTGAGCTGCCTGAAGACGTCGGTCGTTTCCTGCTTAAACGGCTGGATCGCGAAATGCGCACGCTGTTTGTCACCCTCGATCAGCTGGACCGTGCCTCGATCAGCGCCCAGCGCAAACTGACCATTCCGTTTGTTAAGGAAGCGCTGGCGCTGTAA
- the purN gene encoding phosphoribosylglycinamide formyltransferase encodes MKRIVVLVSGNGSNLQAILDACQQGRIAGSVAAVFSNKAAAFGLERARDAGVPGHALAASQFADREAFDRQLMLEIDAYAPDLVVLAGYMRILSPAFVQHYAGRMLNIHPSLLPKYPGLHTHRQAIENGDNEHGTSVHFVTEELDGGPVILQAKVPVFAEDSEEDVAARVQHQEHAIYPLAIGWFLNGRLTMRDDAAWLDDQPLPAEGHAFE; translated from the coding sequence ATGAAACGCATAGTCGTGCTGGTTTCCGGCAATGGAAGCAACTTACAGGCAATCCTGGACGCCTGCCAGCAGGGACGCATCGCGGGCAGCGTGGCCGCCGTGTTCAGCAATAAAGCGGCCGCCTTCGGCCTGGAGCGCGCCCGCGACGCGGGCGTCCCGGGCCACGCGCTGGCTGCCAGCCAGTTTGCCGACCGTGAAGCGTTCGACCGCCAGCTGATGCTGGAGATCGACGCCTATGCGCCGGATCTGGTGGTGCTGGCCGGCTATATGCGCATCCTCAGCCCGGCGTTTGTTCAGCACTACGCCGGGCGGATGCTGAATATCCATCCGTCGCTGCTGCCGAAATACCCGGGGCTGCATACGCACCGCCAGGCGATTGAAAACGGCGATAACGAGCACGGCACCTCGGTGCACTTCGTTACCGAAGAGCTGGACGGTGGCCCGGTGATCCTGCAGGCCAAAGTGCCGGTGTTCGCGGAAGACAGCGAGGAAGACGTCGCCGCCCGCGTTCAGCATCAGGAGCACGCGATTTATCCGCTGGCGATCGGCTGGTTCCTCAACGGCCGCCTGACGATGCGCGATGATGCCGCCTGGCTTGACGACCAGCCCCTGCCTGCCGAAGGGCATGCGTTCGAGTGA
- the pstB gene encoding phosphate ABC transporter ATP-binding protein PstB, giving the protein MVVTFDDADTALEIDKLSLWYGSKTALNAISLRVPKNRITALIGPSGCGKSTLLRCFNRMNDTIDGCRIEGDIRLQQRSILGSGQDLSALRRRVGMVFQRPNPFPKSIYDNVVYGLRLQGIRDRRVLDETVERALRAAALWPEVKDNLWQNALTLSSGQQQRLVIARAIAIEPEVLLLDEPTSALDPISTLVIEELMSTLKQHFTLVLVTHNMQQAARVSDYTAFMHQGSVVEFGETDDLFTAPRQRKTEDYITGRFG; this is encoded by the coding sequence ATGGTGGTAACGTTTGATGACGCGGATACCGCGCTTGAGATAGACAAACTCAGTTTATGGTACGGCAGCAAAACGGCGCTCAACGCCATCAGCCTGCGGGTGCCGAAGAACCGTATTACCGCGCTGATCGGCCCGTCCGGCTGCGGTAAATCGACGCTGCTGCGCTGCTTTAACCGTATGAACGACACCATCGACGGCTGCCGGATTGAAGGCGATATCCGCCTGCAGCAGCGGTCGATTCTTGGCAGCGGTCAGGATCTCTCTGCGCTGCGCCGCCGGGTGGGCATGGTGTTCCAGCGCCCTAATCCGTTCCCGAAAAGCATCTATGACAACGTGGTCTACGGCCTGCGCCTGCAGGGCATCCGCGACCGCCGCGTGCTGGATGAAACGGTGGAGCGCGCGCTGCGCGCCGCCGCGCTGTGGCCGGAAGTGAAGGATAACCTGTGGCAGAACGCGCTGACGCTTTCCAGCGGCCAGCAGCAGCGGCTGGTGATCGCCCGGGCGATCGCCATCGAACCGGAGGTGCTGCTGCTGGATGAGCCGACCTCGGCGCTGGATCCGATCTCCACGCTGGTGATCGAGGAGCTGATGAGCACGCTGAAGCAGCACTTCACCCTGGTGCTGGTGACTCACAATATGCAGCAGGCGGCGCGCGTCTCCGACTACACCGCGTTTATGCATCAGGGCAGCGTGGTGGAGTTTGGCGAAACCGACGACCTGTTTACCGCGCCGCGCCAGCGCAAAACGGAAGACTATATTACCGGGCGGTTTGGCTGA
- the uraA gene encoding uracil permease, whose amino-acid sequence MTRRAIGVHERPPLLQTIPLSFQHLFAMFGATVLVPILFHINPATVLLFNGIGTLLYLFICKGKIPAYLGSSFAFISPVLLLLPLGYEVALGGFIMCGVLFCLVALIVKKAGTGWLDVMFPPAAMGAIVAVIGLELAGIAAGMAGLLPADGAAVDSKTIIISLVTLGVTVFGSVLFRGFLAIIPILIGVLVGYALSYGMGIVDWTPVQNAPWFALPTFYTPRFEWYAIFTILPAALVVIAEHVGHLVVTANIVKKDLMKDPGLHRSMFANGISTVFSGFFGSTPNTTYGENIGVMAITRVYSTWVIGGAAILAILLSCVGKLAAAIQAVPVPVMGGVSLLLYGVIGASGIRVLIESKVDYNKAQNLILTSVILIIGVSGAKVHIGAAELKGMALATIVGVGLSLTFKVISLFRKEEEVIDVADERGDAK is encoded by the coding sequence ATGACGCGTCGCGCAATTGGCGTACACGAGCGGCCACCGCTGCTGCAGACCATTCCACTCAGCTTCCAGCACCTGTTCGCCATGTTTGGCGCGACGGTACTGGTGCCGATCCTGTTCCACATCAACCCGGCCACCGTGCTGCTGTTCAACGGCATCGGTACGCTGCTGTATCTGTTTATCTGTAAAGGTAAAATTCCGGCGTACCTCGGTTCCAGCTTTGCCTTTATCTCCCCGGTGCTGCTGCTGCTGCCGCTGGGTTATGAAGTGGCGCTGGGCGGCTTTATCATGTGTGGCGTGCTGTTCTGCCTGGTGGCGTTGATTGTAAAGAAGGCCGGTACCGGCTGGCTGGACGTGATGTTCCCGCCGGCGGCGATGGGCGCGATTGTGGCGGTGATCGGCCTCGAGCTGGCGGGCATCGCGGCCGGTATGGCCGGCCTGCTGCCGGCTGACGGCGCAGCGGTGGACAGCAAAACCATTATTATTTCGCTGGTGACCCTGGGCGTTACCGTTTTTGGTTCGGTGCTGTTCCGCGGTTTCCTGGCGATTATCCCGATTCTGATCGGCGTGCTGGTCGGCTACGCGCTCTCCTACGGCATGGGCATTGTCGACTGGACCCCGGTGCAGAATGCGCCATGGTTCGCGCTGCCGACCTTCTACACCCCGCGCTTTGAGTGGTATGCCATTTTCACCATTCTCCCTGCGGCGCTGGTGGTGATTGCCGAGCACGTAGGCCACCTGGTGGTGACCGCGAACATCGTCAAAAAAGACCTGATGAAGGATCCGGGCCTGCACCGCTCGATGTTTGCTAACGGCATCTCCACGGTATTCTCCGGCTTCTTCGGCTCAACGCCGAACACCACCTACGGTGAAAACATCGGCGTGATGGCGATTACCCGCGTCTACAGTACCTGGGTGATCGGCGGCGCGGCGATCCTGGCGATCCTGCTCTCCTGCGTCGGTAAACTGGCGGCGGCGATTCAGGCGGTGCCGGTGCCGGTGATGGGCGGCGTCTCGCTGCTGCTGTACGGGGTGATTGGGGCTTCCGGCATCCGCGTGCTGATTGAATCAAAAGTGGATTACAACAAAGCGCAGAACCTGATCCTGACCTCGGTGATCCTGATTATCGGCGTCAGCGGTGCCAAGGTACATATCGGCGCGGCCGAACTGAAAGGGATGGCGCTGGCCACCATCGTTGGCGTGGGGCTGAGCCTGACCTTCAAAGTCATCAGCCTGTTCAGAAAAGAAGAAGAGGTGATCGACGTGGCGGACGAGCGCGGCGACGCGAAGTAA
- the arsC gene encoding arsenate reductase (glutaredoxin) (This arsenate reductase requires both glutathione and glutaredoxin to convert arsenate to arsenite, after which the efflux transporter formed by ArsA and ArsB can extrude the arsenite from the cell, providing resistance.), protein MSQVQIYHNPRCSKSRETLALLNERGVEPDIVLYLQNPPDAETLKILLKQLGFSSVRQLLRGKEPLCKELGLHDETLSEARLLQELIAHPQLIERPIVVANGKARLGRPPEQVLEIL, encoded by the coding sequence ATGTCACAGGTTCAGATTTATCATAATCCACGCTGCTCAAAGAGCCGTGAGACGCTGGCGCTGCTGAATGAACGTGGCGTTGAGCCGGACATCGTGCTCTATCTGCAAAATCCGCCGGATGCAGAGACGCTGAAAATCCTTTTGAAACAGCTTGGATTCAGCAGCGTGCGTCAGCTGCTGCGCGGTAAAGAACCGCTCTGCAAAGAGCTGGGATTGCATGATGAAACGCTGAGCGAAGCGCGGTTGTTGCAGGAGTTAATCGCGCACCCGCAGCTTATTGAGCGTCCGATTGTGGTGGCCAACGGTAAAGCACGGCTGGGCAGGCCGCCGGAACAGGTGCTGGAAATACTGTAA
- a CDS encoding haloacid dehalogenase-like hydrolase, with protein sequence MSYLSSLRSGLLIFILLAALSSHATELQHWPVKQAAQLSALIKQHANQGEFAVFDLDNTIDQNDIEEALIPWLEQRQLLTRKTMPVSLQLMPFDDRPGAPESLFSYYHRLCQQDEMICYPWAAQIFAGFSIAELKEFVTAMMKEQKAIAVVKMHNGQPHPGLVWPPKPLPGMQELFSKLRESGIRVYIISAAHEELARIIASDPQYGYNVPPENVLGINTLLRDPVTGALTTARKQIRTGVYTPGGNDSLVLTPYLIGPMTWYEGKAGTILAYIDQWRKPILVGGDTLGSDTFMLLNGANVAQGGLRLWINRSEETRSRLKLFLRKVVSRQKAAGATPDGEQNWVIVQQSELQ encoded by the coding sequence ATGTCTTATTTATCCTCGCTGCGCAGCGGGCTGCTGATTTTCATCCTGCTCGCCGCTCTCAGCAGCCATGCAACTGAACTGCAGCACTGGCCGGTAAAACAGGCAGCACAGCTGAGTGCTCTGATTAAACAGCACGCGAACCAGGGTGAATTTGCGGTATTCGATCTCGATAATACCATCGATCAGAATGATATTGAGGAAGCACTGATCCCCTGGCTGGAGCAGCGACAGCTGCTGACGCGCAAAACCATGCCGGTTTCACTGCAGTTGATGCCGTTCGACGATCGTCCCGGTGCGCCGGAGAGTCTTTTTAGTTACTACCACCGCCTGTGTCAACAGGATGAAATGATCTGCTATCCGTGGGCTGCACAGATTTTTGCCGGTTTTTCCATCGCCGAGCTGAAAGAATTTGTCACGGCAATGATGAAAGAGCAAAAAGCGATCGCGGTAGTGAAAATGCATAATGGCCAGCCACATCCCGGCCTGGTCTGGCCGCCAAAGCCGCTGCCGGGTATGCAGGAGCTGTTCAGTAAGCTGCGTGAGAGTGGCATTCGCGTCTATATCATCAGCGCCGCGCATGAAGAGCTGGCGAGGATCATCGCCAGCGATCCCCAGTACGGTTATAACGTGCCGCCGGAAAACGTGCTGGGGATCAACACGCTGCTTCGCGATCCCGTCACCGGCGCACTGACCACCGCGCGTAAGCAGATCCGTACGGGAGTTTATACGCCCGGAGGCAACGACAGCCTGGTACTGACCCCTTATCTGATCGGTCCGATGACCTGGTACGAAGGCAAAGCGGGCACCATTCTGGCCTATATCGATCAGTGGCGTAAGCCAATTCTGGTGGGCGGCGATACCCTTGGATCAGATACGTTTATGCTGCTGAACGGGGCCAACGTGGCACAGGGTGGGCTGCGGCTGTGGATCAACCGCAGCGAGGAGACACGCAGCCGGCTGAAGCTGTTTTTAAGGAAGGTGGTTTCCCGGCAGAAGGCAGCGGGCGCCACGCCGGACGGGGAGCAAAACTGGGTGATAGTGCAGCAGAGTGAACTGCAATAG
- the pstA gene encoding phosphate ABC transporter permease PstA: protein MINAANNNHRWRWLTGGAVAFSLLAFVLLIGLLGWQGLRYFWPQPVALMAVSTPDGQSFLLGEIAQTHQVSRQQLQASGLPFTDKLPDPVTRYLLKTGNRDFAAPDFRPVLASQVTRISYPPQAMVLQRRSGGNAYGWFEGLREGQQPLMAENLALTLQQLLQQTSERSAEADSLRRVQMARLNVQLTQLDRRQQQQRAGQRFTPQAQSVYEADRAELQRQFDRYAARLAALNRESAETTLLLRDAAGVQHSIPLVQIIAAWQPNTMSVWQKWRHFGQQLWHFVSDSGAQNQRDGGVFPAIFGTVLMVLLMSVVVMPLGVIAAIWLHEYAGNNLLTRLVRIAVVNLAGVPSIVYGVFGLGFFVWLVGGSVDRLFYAGSLPNPTFGTPGLLWASLTLALLTLPVVIVATEEGLSRIPPSLRQGSLALGATQAETLWHVTLPLAVPAMLTGLILAVARAAGETAPLMLVGVVKMVPELPVDAVFPWLHLDRKFMHLGFQIYDLAFQSPNAEADKPLVFATALLLVLLILGLNLVAMLLRHRLRERYRALMH from the coding sequence ATGATCAACGCGGCTAACAATAACCACCGCTGGCGCTGGCTGACCGGCGGCGCGGTGGCGTTCAGCCTGCTGGCGTTTGTGCTGCTGATCGGCCTGCTCGGCTGGCAGGGGCTTCGCTACTTCTGGCCGCAGCCGGTGGCGCTGATGGCGGTCAGTACCCCTGACGGACAGAGTTTTCTGCTGGGTGAGATTGCCCAGACTCATCAGGTTTCCCGCCAGCAGCTGCAGGCCAGCGGCCTGCCGTTCACCGATAAGCTGCCCGATCCGGTGACCCGCTATCTGTTGAAAACCGGCAACCGTGATTTCGCCGCACCGGATTTCAGGCCGGTGCTCGCAAGCCAGGTGACCCGCATCAGCTATCCGCCGCAGGCGATGGTGCTGCAGCGCCGCTCAGGCGGTAACGCCTACGGCTGGTTTGAGGGGCTACGGGAAGGACAACAGCCGCTGATGGCGGAAAATCTGGCCCTCACTCTGCAGCAGCTGCTGCAGCAGACGAGTGAGCGCAGCGCCGAAGCGGACAGCCTGCGCCGGGTGCAGATGGCGCGGCTGAACGTGCAGCTGACCCAGCTGGACAGACGCCAGCAGCAACAGCGCGCCGGGCAGCGCTTCACCCCGCAGGCGCAGTCGGTCTATGAGGCCGATCGCGCCGAGCTGCAGCGCCAGTTCGACCGCTATGCCGCGCGGCTGGCGGCGCTGAACAGAGAGAGCGCCGAAACCACGCTGCTGCTGCGCGATGCGGCAGGCGTACAGCACAGCATCCCGCTGGTGCAGATTATTGCGGCCTGGCAGCCGAATACGATGAGCGTCTGGCAGAAGTGGCGGCACTTTGGCCAGCAGCTGTGGCATTTTGTCAGTGACTCAGGCGCGCAGAACCAACGCGACGGTGGCGTTTTTCCGGCGATTTTCGGCACGGTGCTGATGGTGTTGCTGATGTCGGTGGTGGTGATGCCGTTAGGGGTGATTGCCGCCATCTGGCTGCACGAGTATGCCGGCAACAACCTGCTGACGCGGCTGGTGCGCATTGCGGTGGTCAACCTCGCCGGGGTGCCGTCGATCGTCTATGGCGTCTTCGGGCTGGGCTTCTTTGTCTGGCTGGTCGGCGGCAGCGTCGACCGGCTGTTTTACGCCGGGTCGCTGCCCAATCCGACCTTTGGCACCCCCGGCCTGCTGTGGGCGTCGCTGACGCTGGCCCTGCTGACGCTGCCGGTGGTGATCGTGGCCACCGAAGAGGGGCTGTCGCGCATTCCGCCTTCGCTGCGCCAGGGCTCGCTGGCGCTGGGCGCCACCCAGGCGGAAACCCTGTGGCACGTGACCCTGCCGCTGGCGGTGCCGGCGATGCTCACCGGCCTGATCCTGGCGGTGGCCCGCGCGGCGGGAGAAACCGCGCCGCTGATGCTGGTGGGGGTGGTGAAAATGGTGCCGGAACTGCCGGTGGACGCGGTGTTCCCGTGGCTGCACCTCGACAGGAAATTTATGCACCTGGGCTTCCAGATCTACGATCTGGCATTCCAGAGCCCCAACGCCGAAGCCGACAAGCCGCTGGTTTTTGCCACCGCGCTGCTGCTGGTGCTGTTGATTCTGGGGCTGAACCTGGTGGCGATGCTGTTGCGCCACCGCCTGCGTGAGCGCTATCGTGCGCTGATGCACTAA
- the purM gene encoding phosphoribosylformylglycinamidine cyclo-ligase, with the protein MTDKTSLSYKDAGVDIDAGNALVDRIKGVVKKTRRPEVMGGLGGFGALCALPQKYREPVLVSGTDGVGTKLRLAMDLKRHDTIGIDLVAMCVNDLVVQGAEPLFFLDYYATGKLDVDTAASVITGIAEGCLQSGCALVGGETAEMPGMYHGEDYDVAGFCVGVVEKSEIIDGSKVADGDVLIALGSSGPHSNGYSLVRKILEVSNTDPETTQLEGKTLTDHLLAPTRIYVKNILSLIEQVDVHAIAHLTGGGFWENIPRVLPDNTQAVLEESSWQWPAVFGWMQQAGNVSRHEMYRTFNCGVGMVIALSPADADKAVELMTAAGEKAWKIGVIKASDSEERVVINA; encoded by the coding sequence GTGACCGACAAAACCTCTCTCAGCTATAAAGACGCCGGCGTAGATATCGATGCAGGCAACGCTTTAGTCGACCGTATCAAAGGCGTAGTGAAAAAGACCCGCCGCCCGGAAGTGATGGGTGGGCTGGGCGGTTTCGGTGCCCTTTGTGCACTGCCGCAGAAATACCGTGAACCCGTGCTGGTTTCCGGCACCGACGGCGTCGGCACCAAGCTGCGTCTGGCGATGGATCTGAAACGCCACGACACCATCGGTATCGATCTGGTCGCCATGTGCGTCAACGATCTGGTGGTTCAGGGCGCGGAGCCGCTGTTCTTCCTCGACTATTACGCGACCGGTAAACTGGACGTGGATACCGCGGCCAGCGTGATCACCGGCATCGCCGAAGGCTGTTTACAGTCTGGCTGCGCGCTGGTCGGTGGCGAAACCGCTGAAATGCCGGGCATGTACCACGGTGAAGATTATGACGTGGCCGGTTTCTGCGTCGGCGTGGTGGAAAAATCAGAAATCATCGACGGCAGCAAAGTGGCTGACGGCGACGTGCTAATCGCCCTTGGCTCCAGCGGCCCGCACTCTAACGGCTACTCGCTGGTGCGTAAAATTCTGGAAGTCAGCAACACCGACCCGGAAACCACCCAGCTGGAAGGCAAGACGCTGACCGACCATCTGCTGGCCCCAACCCGCATCTACGTGAAAAACATCCTCAGCCTGATCGAGCAGGTTGACGTGCACGCCATCGCCCACCTGACCGGCGGCGGCTTCTGGGAAAACATCCCGCGCGTACTGCCGGATAACACCCAGGCGGTGCTCGAAGAGTCAAGCTGGCAGTGGCCGGCGGTATTTGGCTGGATGCAGCAAGCGGGTAACGTCAGCCGTCACGAGATGTACCGCACCTTTAACTGTGGCGTGGGCATGGTGATTGCGCTCTCCCCGGCAGATGCGGATAAAGCCGTAGAGCTGATGACCGCTGCCGGTGAAAAAGCCTGGAAGATCGGCGTGATCAAAGCGTCTGATTCTGAAGAGCGTGTGGTTATTAACGCATGA
- the upp gene encoding uracil phosphoribosyltransferase produces MKIVEVKHPLVKHKLGLMREHDVSTKRFRELASEVGSLLTYEATADLETETVTIEGWNGPVQIEQIKGKKITVVPILRAGLGMMEGVLEHVPSARISVVGVYRDEETLEPVPYFQKLVSNIEERMALVVDPMLATGGSMIATIDLLKKAGCNSIKVLVLVAAPEGLAALEKAHPDVEVYTASVDQGLNEKGYIIPGLGDAGDKIFGTK; encoded by the coding sequence ATGAAGATCGTGGAAGTCAAACACCCGCTGGTCAAACATAAACTGGGTCTGATGCGTGAACATGACGTAAGCACCAAACGTTTTCGTGAACTGGCGTCAGAAGTGGGAAGTCTGCTGACTTATGAAGCAACCGCCGATCTGGAAACCGAGACCGTCACCATCGAAGGCTGGAACGGACCGGTACAGATTGAGCAGATCAAAGGCAAGAAGATCACCGTGGTGCCGATCCTGCGTGCCGGTCTCGGCATGATGGAAGGCGTGCTGGAGCACGTGCCAAGCGCGCGCATCAGCGTGGTCGGCGTCTACCGCGACGAAGAGACGCTGGAGCCGGTACCTTATTTCCAGAAGCTGGTGTCGAACATCGAAGAGCGCATGGCGCTGGTGGTTGACCCGATGCTGGCCACCGGTGGTTCGATGATTGCCACCATCGACCTGCTGAAAAAAGCCGGCTGTAACAGCATTAAGGTGCTGGTGCTGGTTGCGGCGCCGGAAGGCCTGGCCGCGCTGGAAAAAGCGCACCCGGACGTTGAGGTGTATACCGCGTCGGTGGATCAGGGCCTGAACGAGAAGGGGTATATCATCCCCGGCCTCGGCGACGCCGGCGATAAGATCTTCGGTACTAAGTAA
- the cui gene encoding colicin immunity protein Cui: MNARKRDGHDGYRISNLFYLNVFFSVFSSVCVFSFYVIYPESDFVRWVIRYVSDWPAIISYHHYALSVFLSAYVKTAPFFGFLWFIFSIGKVVMKGKGDFKKLLHSCLLFPFFYVAVFLFMMFCNHDITESGRFVKYISRNEYFLLIYFACIHFSVSMLTYFLFLFPYVTCLFYKDKKRGHSSP, translated from the coding sequence ATGAATGCGAGAAAAAGGGATGGCCATGACGGTTATAGAATAAGTAACTTATTTTATTTAAATGTGTTTTTTTCAGTGTTTTCCTCGGTTTGTGTTTTTTCTTTTTATGTCATCTACCCCGAGTCAGACTTTGTGCGATGGGTGATTCGATACGTGAGTGACTGGCCGGCAATAATATCATATCATCATTATGCACTAAGCGTTTTTTTGAGTGCTTATGTAAAGACGGCACCTTTTTTTGGATTTTTATGGTTCATTTTTTCGATTGGGAAAGTAGTAATGAAAGGGAAAGGTGATTTTAAAAAGCTGCTGCATTCCTGTCTGCTTTTTCCTTTTTTTTATGTTGCAGTGTTTTTATTTATGATGTTTTGCAATCATGATATTACGGAGTCTGGCAGGTTTGTAAAATACATATCGAGAAATGAGTATTTTCTGTTGATTTATTTTGCATGTATACATTTTTCTGTGTCAATGTTGACCTATTTTCTTTTTTTATTTCCTTATGTGACATGTTTGTTTTATAAGGATAAAAAAAGGGGGCACTCTTCCCCCTGA
- a CDS encoding colicin-like pore-forming protein: protein MSNDRGSMTVTGNVGPGRPPGGNGNNGGHSGNKGDGNAGNNKTGSMVAKSVGDQLARGAGLDPSIFKNYFIGDEGDVIGVRFVDGSPTVPAGATVIGTYGVRLGPPPSGIINGTGNPGATPKPVINDNIKFMLTSPRINFKGDISDARLKTLNNTIAVNKLDAESGQAGQRVRNAKKATSQAMAEISLINDIRDKNKNDEVDFLLKSSYNLSGTGNELSKLLGDKYSTIANEIAEDIKNFQGKKIRSYDDALKSINKITKNPAMAINDADKVAITNAIKSLEADDIAKNIKRISKSFAYANLAVKIENVRQKTIIGFETGDWGPLMLEVESWVVGGLVAGGALAILSNFVAPYLALLFGMPLTAVTIAGVIIIGILASFIDDKLVDRINNELIKPAH from the coding sequence ATGAGTAATGATAGAGGTTCTATGACGGTGACCGGAAATGTCGGCCCAGGCAGGCCACCGGGTGGCAACGGTAACAATGGCGGCCATAGCGGCAACAAAGGAGACGGTAATGCTGGCAACAATAAAACTGGCAGCATGGTAGCTAAATCTGTTGGCGATCAACTAGCCAGAGGGGCAGGACTGGATCCCTCTATTTTTAAAAATTATTTTATTGGTGACGAGGGAGACGTTATAGGGGTGAGATTTGTCGATGGCTCCCCTACGGTCCCTGCAGGTGCCACTGTAATTGGTACATACGGTGTACGACTTGGCCCTCCTCCTTCAGGGATAATTAATGGAACAGGTAACCCGGGGGCTACACCTAAACCTGTAATTAATGATAATATCAAATTTATGCTGACATCTCCCAGAATTAATTTTAAGGGTGATATCTCAGACGCCAGATTAAAAACACTTAACAATACCATTGCTGTTAATAAACTTGATGCTGAAAGTGGACAGGCAGGGCAGCGCGTTAGAAACGCAAAAAAAGCAACCAGCCAGGCCATGGCTGAAATAAGTCTGATCAATGACATTCGCGATAAAAATAAAAATGACGAGGTGGATTTTCTGTTAAAATCAAGTTATAACTTATCCGGAACAGGTAATGAACTCAGTAAGTTGCTTGGTGATAAATACAGCACTATCGCAAATGAAATTGCAGAAGACATCAAAAATTTCCAGGGCAAGAAAATAAGAAGTTATGATGATGCTCTGAAATCAATCAATAAAATAACTAAAAACCCTGCAATGGCTATAAATGATGCCGACAAGGTCGCCATCACCAACGCAATTAAGTCACTGGAAGCTGATGACATAGCAAAAAATATTAAGCGGATAAGTAAGTCGTTTGCATATGCAAACCTGGCCGTTAAGATAGAAAACGTTCGCCAGAAAACTATCATCGGTTTTGAAACCGGTGACTGGGGCCCCCTGATGCTTGAAGTGGAATCATGGGTTGTCGGTGGCCTTGTCGCGGGTGGCGCTTTGGCTATACTCTCAAACTTTGTTGCACCTTACCTTGCCCTCCTTTTTGGAATGCCTCTCACTGCGGTGACAATTGCCGGGGTTATTATCATTGGAATATTAGCCTCTTTCATAGATGATAAGCTTGTAGATCGTATTAACAATGAGCTAATCAAGCCTGCGCATTGA